The following are encoded together in the Thermosipho japonicus genome:
- a CDS encoding RnfABCDGE type electron transport complex subunit B, whose product MVILYSALVMGALGLGFGLFLAFSNEKFKVEVDPRIEQITKVLPGINCGACGYPGCEGYAAAIVKKGDAIDKCLPGKKMGVSEKIKEILEQNK is encoded by the coding sequence GTGGTTATTCTATATTCAGCACTTGTTATGGGAGCTTTGGGATTAGGATTTGGATTATTTCTTGCATTTAGCAATGAGAAATTTAAGGTCGAAGTTGATCCAAGAATTGAACAAATAACAAAGGTTCTTCCCGGAATTAACTGTGGTGCTTGTGGATATCCTGGATGTGAAGGGTATGCTGCAGCTATTGTAAAAAAAGGTGATGCAATTGATAAATGTTTACCAGGTAAAAAAATGGGAGTAAGTGAAAAGATTAAAGAAATTTTGGAACAAAATAAATAA
- a CDS encoding AEC family transporter, producing the protein MINAFLTILPPFLIIMLGYIFGKIFPYDIKIVSKISLWIMASVLSFTFINDYPPKLSYLKSYGLGILFLFVLFYILSFAFKKDRFLILTNSIYINTGYLGYPILYSIWGEKAMSYGVIYSVINMLVASIVLPSFIGEKINFKNILKLPYLYVIIFAYLLSIFGISYKELPFPLLETINMLKSSAIPFLLIFTGLSLSRIKIESVNFNTVIFSPIIRLILYPAFALIFVFLLKMDNEFARVFVLESAMPTAINSVILIDAITGDSSKISLTVAITTLLSAFTIPIWIIVLERIL; encoded by the coding sequence ATGATCAATGCTTTCTTGACAATATTACCACCATTTTTGATTATAATGTTAGGATATATTTTTGGTAAAATTTTTCCATACGATATAAAAATTGTATCTAAAATTTCTTTATGGATAATGGCTAGTGTTTTGTCATTTACATTTATAAATGATTATCCTCCGAAATTATCATATCTAAAATCTTATGGATTAGGAATACTATTCCTATTTGTTTTATTTTATATCTTATCATTTGCTTTTAAAAAGGATAGATTTTTAATTTTGACAAATAGTATATACATTAACACGGGATACCTTGGGTATCCCATTTTGTATTCTATTTGGGGAGAAAAAGCTATGTCATATGGCGTTATTTATTCTGTAATTAATATGCTTGTTGCCTCAATTGTTTTACCCTCTTTCATTGGGGAAAAAATTAATTTTAAAAACATACTTAAGTTACCATACCTTTATGTGATAATTTTTGCTTATCTTTTGTCTATTTTTGGTATTAGCTACAAAGAACTTCCTTTCCCCTTACTTGAAACAATAAATATGCTTAAAAGTTCTGCAATCCCATTTCTTTTAATATTTACTGGTCTTTCATTATCGAGAATAAAGATTGAAAGTGTAAATTTTAATACAGTTATATTTTCACCAATAATTAGATTAATCTTATATCCAGCTTTTGCCTTAATTTTCGTTTTTCTTTTAAAAATGGATAATGAATTCGCAAGAGTGTTCGTATTAGAAAGCGCCATGCCTACAGCTATTAATAGTGTTATATTAATTGATGCAATTACTGGTGATTCTTCTAAAATAAGCCTTACTGTTGCTATTACAACTCTTCTTTCTGCGTTTACTATTCCTATTTGGATTATTGTTTTAGAAAGAATTTTATAA
- a CDS encoding TM1266 family iron-only hydrogenase system putative regulator — MERFYTVDIIVTNRDDAYERVNQILHDFSRYIKLRVGYPIENENMAVIFVLFRATNDILGSFTGKLGQLKNVKVKSIPITKG; from the coding sequence ATGGAAAGGTTTTATACAGTAGACATTATTGTTACAAATAGAGATGATGCATATGAAAGAGTGAATCAAATTTTACATGATTTTTCAAGGTATATAAAGCTTAGAGTTGGGTATCCAATAGAAAATGAAAATATGGCGGTAATCTTTGTCCTCTTCAGAGCTACAAATGACATATTGGGAAGTTTTACAGGAAAATTAGGTCAGTTAAAAAATGTAAAAGTAAAAAGTATACCAATTACAAAGGGGTGA
- the rnc gene encoding ribonuclease III: protein MERLRPMELENKLGYRFRNEELLLTALTHTSFAHENKVKSYERLEFLGDAVIDLLLSTILYQEFINLNEGTMAQIKAAVASEDILYEIGIDIGIENYIFLGKGELKSGGKYKKSIIADVVEALVAAIYIDCKKDLNVIENIFHDTFKKYIEIFLSGKRIFDYKTKLQEITQDRFKQLPVYDTVSQKNKFITTLYINGKIYSKAEGFSKKESEKLAAKIAYEKLKEEEFHE from the coding sequence ATGGAAAGATTACGACCCATGGAACTTGAAAATAAGCTTGGATACAGATTTAGAAATGAAGAACTCTTGCTCACTGCTTTAACACATACGTCTTTTGCACATGAGAATAAAGTTAAATCTTACGAACGTTTGGAATTCCTAGGAGACGCAGTTATTGATTTATTGCTTAGTACAATTCTTTACCAAGAGTTTATCAATTTAAACGAAGGTACAATGGCACAAATCAAAGCAGCAGTAGCAAGTGAAGATATATTATATGAAATTGGAATAGATATTGGAATAGAAAATTATATCTTTCTTGGAAAGGGTGAGTTAAAAAGTGGCGGAAAATACAAAAAATCTATAATTGCAGATGTTGTTGAAGCATTAGTTGCAGCAATTTATATTGATTGTAAAAAAGATTTAAATGTTATAGAAAATATATTCCATGATACTTTTAAAAAGTATATAGAAATTTTTCTTAGTGGAAAGAGAATTTTTGATTATAAAACAAAACTCCAAGAAATTACCCAAGACCGTTTTAAACAATTACCAGTATATGATACTGTATCACAAAAAAATAAATTTATAACAACACTTTATATAAATGGTAAAATTTATTCAAAGGCTGAGGGTTTTTCAAAAAAAGAATCAGAAAAATTGGCAGCAAAAATAGCTTATGAAAAATTAAAGGAGGAGGAATTTCATGAGTGA
- the hydE gene encoding [FeFe] hydrogenase H-cluster radical SAM maturase HydE yields MHEIIKKLRKDSLTFEQLAHIIENEKYDEEILNYANEIREKYVGNEVYVRAIIEFSNYCRMDCLYCGLRAQNKNIKRYRMTIDEIIDRAKLIAERGIKTVVLQSGEDTYYTKEVMSNLIKEIKKFDVAITLSIGEREFDEYKAWKEVGADRYLMRHETADEVLYNKLHPSDTFENRKRHLFKLKELGYEVGAGCMVGLPGQGPIELAKDLIFLRELDSDMIGIGPFIPNPDTPLKDEKGGDLKTTLKIIALARILIPTANIPATTAMGSLHPFGRQLALKYGANVIMPNLTPNPYRPNYTLYPNKICLFEADTSCIECTKAMIKSLNREVGKSYGFRVKAS; encoded by the coding sequence GTGCACGAAATAATTAAGAAATTAAGAAAAGATTCTCTAACCTTTGAACAACTTGCACATATAATTGAAAATGAAAAATATGATGAAGAGATATTAAATTATGCAAATGAAATTAGAGAAAAATATGTTGGAAATGAAGTTTATGTAAGAGCAATTATTGAATTTTCAAATTATTGCCGTATGGATTGTTTATATTGCGGTCTGAGAGCCCAAAACAAAAATATTAAAAGATATAGAATGACGATTGATGAAATAATTGACAGGGCAAAATTAATTGCTGAAAGAGGAATAAAAACCGTTGTATTGCAATCCGGTGAGGATACATACTATACAAAGGAAGTTATGTCTAATTTAATAAAAGAAATAAAAAAATTTGATGTTGCAATAACTTTAAGTATTGGAGAAAGAGAGTTTGATGAATATAAGGCATGGAAAGAAGTAGGGGCAGATAGATACCTAATGAGACACGAAACGGCTGATGAAGTGTTATACAATAAACTTCATCCAAGTGATACTTTTGAAAATAGAAAAAGGCATTTGTTTAAATTAAAAGAATTAGGTTACGAAGTAGGTGCAGGATGTATGGTTGGACTTCCTGGGCAGGGACCTATTGAACTTGCAAAAGATCTTATTTTTTTAAGAGAACTAGATTCAGATATGATAGGAATTGGCCCTTTTATACCAAATCCAGATACACCTTTGAAAGACGAAAAAGGTGGTGATTTAAAAACAACGTTAAAGATCATAGCTCTTGCACGAATTTTAATCCCGACAGCAAATATTCCGGCAACTACTGCAATGGGAAGCTTGCATCCTTTTGGAAGACAATTAGCATTAAAATATGGAGCTAATGTAATAATGCCAAATTTAACTCCAAATCCATATAGACCAAATTATACATTATATCCAAACAAGATTTGCTTATTTGAAGCAGATACAAGTTGTATTGAATGTACAAAAGCAATGATAAAAAGTTTAAATAGGGAAGTTGGAAAAAGCTATGGATTTAGGGTTAAAGCATCATAG
- a CDS encoding biotin--[acetyl-CoA-carboxylase] ligase translates to MLEKSKLICFDKINSTNTYVKENYKNLDNGTIVLAKVQTQGRGRLGRVWISQEGGLWFSILFKKNLKYPNFYTKLSAITLLSILKNLKISAKIKWPNDIFFKGKKLSGILTEIISKNGKVQAIVVGIGLNVNNETPPEGTSVSKVTGKKFEINLILEIFINKFNIYYKFFRLFPFLLTIAWKKNLIFKRNDTINGYKIKKITSEYLIVQKNDFKKKISSIHELEGG, encoded by the coding sequence ATGCTAGAAAAAAGTAAGTTAATTTGTTTTGATAAAATAAATAGTACGAACACATATGTAAAAGAGAATTATAAAAATCTTGACAATGGAACAATAGTATTAGCAAAAGTTCAAACTCAAGGCAGGGGAAGACTTGGAAGAGTGTGGATTTCACAAGAAGGCGGATTATGGTTTTCTATACTTTTTAAGAAAAATTTAAAATATCCTAATTTTTACACTAAACTTTCAGCAATTACACTATTGTCAATTTTGAAAAATTTGAAAATATCTGCTAAAATTAAGTGGCCAAATGATATATTTTTTAAAGGAAAAAAACTTTCTGGTATACTTACAGAAATAATAAGCAAAAATGGAAAAGTACAAGCTATTGTAGTTGGTATCGGATTGAATGTAAATAATGAAACTCCACCTGAAGGCACTTCTGTTTCAAAAGTTACTGGAAAAAAATTTGAAATTAATTTAATTTTGGAGATATTTATAAACAAATTTAATATTTATTATAAATTTTTTAGATTATTTCCTTTTCTACTTACCATAGCGTGGAAGAAAAACTTAATTTTTAAAAGAAATGACACTATAAATGGCTACAAAATAAAAAAGATCACTTCTGAATATTTGATTGTACAAAAGAATGATTTTAAAAAGAAAATTAGTAGCATACATGAACTTGAAGGGGGATAA
- the hydG gene encoding [FeFe] hydrogenase H-cluster radical SAM maturase HydG, with protein MYVFIKEKDTQKTFIDEKKIKENLSSNLNPDSEKIRNILQKSLDKQRLDPDEVATLLNAKDEKQWEEIFEAARTLKEKVYGNRIVLFAPLYIGNDCINDCEYCGFRISNKEVVRKTLSFEKLKEEVKALVSKGHKRLIVVYGEHPKYSPEFIAKTIEIIYNTKHGNGEIRRVNVNAAPQTVEGYKIIKEVGIGTYQIFQETYHYPTYKKLHPRGPKSNFAWRLYGLDRAMLAGIDDVGIGALFGLYDWKFEVMGLIYHTLHLEERFGVGPHTISFPRIEPAVGTPIAERPPYQVSDKDFKKLVAILRLAVPYTGLILTAREPADLRREVLKLGVSQIDAGSSIGVGSYSETDPEVIRKSQFILGDTRTLDEVIYELLKEEYIPSFCTACYRAGRTGEHFMEFAIPGFVKRFCTPNALFTLNEYLNDYASEKTYKEGKKVLEKEIEKLDEKQKNIVLDGLERINKGDRDVRL; from the coding sequence ATGTATGTGTTTATAAAGGAAAAAGACACACAAAAAACTTTTATCGATGAAAAAAAGATAAAAGAAAATCTATCTTCAAATCTTAATCCAGATAGTGAAAAAATACGCAATATATTACAAAAATCTTTAGACAAACAAAGACTTGATCCAGATGAAGTTGCAACACTATTGAATGCAAAAGATGAAAAACAATGGGAGGAAATATTTGAGGCAGCAAGAACTTTAAAGGAAAAAGTATATGGTAACAGAATAGTTTTATTTGCGCCACTATATATTGGAAATGATTGTATCAATGATTGTGAATATTGTGGTTTTAGAATATCAAATAAAGAAGTTGTAAGAAAAACACTTTCATTTGAAAAATTGAAAGAAGAAGTAAAAGCACTAGTTTCAAAGGGACACAAGCGTTTAATTGTAGTATACGGAGAACATCCAAAATATTCTCCTGAATTTATAGCTAAAACAATAGAGATTATTTATAATACCAAACATGGCAATGGAGAAATTAGAAGAGTAAATGTTAATGCTGCCCCACAGACTGTTGAAGGATATAAAATCATAAAAGAGGTTGGAATAGGTACATACCAGATCTTCCAAGAAACCTATCATTATCCAACATACAAAAAGCTTCACCCTCGCGGCCCAAAATCCAATTTTGCATGGAGGCTATATGGACTTGACAGGGCAATGCTTGCTGGAATAGACGATGTTGGAATAGGTGCTTTATTTGGACTATATGATTGGAAATTTGAAGTAATGGGGTTAATATATCATACCTTACATCTTGAAGAGCGGTTTGGAGTTGGGCCTCACACAATTTCATTTCCAAGAATTGAACCAGCTGTTGGAACACCTATAGCGGAAAGGCCTCCTTACCAAGTTAGTGATAAAGATTTTAAAAAGTTAGTTGCCATTTTAAGACTTGCTGTTCCATATACTGGTTTAATTTTAACAGCAAGAGAGCCGGCAGATCTAAGAAGAGAAGTTTTAAAACTTGGTGTATCTCAAATTGATGCAGGCTCTAGCATAGGTGTTGGCTCATATTCTGAGACTGATCCAGAGGTGATAAGAAAGAGTCAATTTATCTTAGGAGATACAAGAACACTTGATGAAGTAATTTATGAACTTCTAAAAGAAGAGTATATACCTTCTTTCTGTACTGCTTGTTATAGAGCAGGAAGAACAGGAGAACACTTTATGGAATTTGCAATTCCTGGTTTTGTTAAAAGATTTTGCACTCCGAATGCACTTTTTACATTGAATGAGTACTTAAATGATTACGCGTCAGAAAAGACTTATAAAGAAGGAAAAAAAGTCTTGGAGAAAGAAATTGAAAAATTAGATGAAAAGCAGAAAAATATTGTTTTAGATGGTCTGGAAAGAATAAATAAGGGGGACCGAGATGTCAGATTGTAA
- the murJ gene encoding murein biosynthesis integral membrane protein MurJ, translating into MSILFSSILFSIATFFSRILGLFRDVLFAKYFGVSYELDAYFIAIMFPFFLRKVFGEGAMSSAFVPLYSEKSGEEKDKFLSSVINGFSLIIFALVILSYFFPELIINLFGAGSSYETKILAKKLLLITSPSIYFIFLWAISYSILNTNNNFFWPALTPSISNITIIIGTFLSTKDGIISPTVGFLIGSMLMFLSIIKSILKHKYYFTLKYFPHFLKLFFPTFITMVVSQINTVVDMNVVSFYDKGSISYLQYASRFYLLPYGLFAVSVSTVVLSKISNDRKNFNYHLNDALKSTLFFTIPSMVGLIFLSTPIIRFFYEHGAFTSTDTLTTSRILIAYTLGLPFYGIYSTISRSYHAIKNTKTPFIAATIVSLSNIILDLIFGLKYGPVGVALATSIAGIIGVLYLLFSVKTFPIKDFLKISLNSLIMLFVIYSIDFINNEFWFLIQILIGILVYLIFSSIFYRDLIRRFLYARKK; encoded by the coding sequence ATGTCTATACTATTTAGTAGCATTCTTTTTTCTATTGCAACATTTTTCTCTAGAATTTTAGGATTATTCAGAGATGTTTTATTTGCAAAATATTTTGGTGTTTCATATGAACTTGATGCATACTTTATAGCCATCATGTTTCCCTTTTTTCTTAGAAAAGTTTTTGGTGAAGGAGCCATGTCTTCTGCATTCGTCCCACTTTATTCAGAAAAAAGTGGAGAGGAAAAAGACAAATTTTTATCATCAGTTATTAATGGCTTTTCTTTAATAATTTTTGCATTAGTTATATTATCTTATTTTTTTCCAGAACTAATAATCAACTTATTTGGAGCAGGCAGCTCATACGAAACAAAGATACTGGCTAAAAAGCTTTTATTAATTACGTCACCTTCAATATACTTTATATTCTTATGGGCAATTTCTTATTCTATTTTAAACACAAATAACAATTTTTTTTGGCCAGCACTGACTCCTAGTATCTCTAATATAACTATAATAATTGGGACATTTTTATCAACTAAGGATGGAATAATTTCACCTACGGTAGGTTTTTTAATTGGATCAATGCTAATGTTTTTAAGCATTATAAAATCAATTTTAAAACATAAATATTATTTTACGCTAAAGTATTTTCCGCATTTTTTAAAATTATTCTTTCCTACATTTATTACTATGGTAGTTTCACAAATAAACACTGTTGTTGATATGAATGTTGTATCCTTTTACGACAAAGGAAGTATTTCATACCTGCAGTACGCTTCTAGATTTTATTTACTTCCATATGGCCTTTTTGCTGTATCAGTCTCTACGGTTGTCTTATCAAAGATATCGAATGACAGAAAAAATTTTAATTATCATTTAAATGATGCCTTAAAATCAACCTTATTTTTTACAATACCATCTATGGTAGGATTAATATTTTTATCAACTCCAATAATTAGATTTTTTTATGAACATGGAGCATTTACTTCTACAGACACATTGACAACATCCAGAATTTTAATTGCATATACATTAGGATTACCTTTTTATGGAATTTATTCAACTATTTCTAGGAGTTATCATGCTATAAAAAACACAAAAACACCTTTTATTGCAGCCACCATAGTATCTTTGTCAAATATTATTTTAGATTTAATTTTTGGTTTAAAATATGGACCTGTTGGAGTTGCTTTAGCTACAAGTATTGCAGGTATTATAGGAGTTTTGTATTTATTATTTTCTGTAAAGACTTTTCCAATAAAAGACTTTTTAAAAATATCATTAAATAGTCTTATAATGTTATTCGTAATATATTCGATTGACTTTATAAATAATGAGTTTTGGTTCTTGATACAAATTTTGATTGGAATTTTAGTTTATTTAATTTTTAGTAGTATATTCTATCGAGATTTAATACGGAGGTTTTTGTATGCTAGAAAAAAGTAA
- a CDS encoding 7-cyano-7-deazaguanine synthase encodes MSIEKLAENIKNEIKEVVKEYGNKNVVIAFSGGLDSTVAALLTKEALGPENVELVNVVYGLFTYKRSIEIVKKSAEKMGIKITFLESLYQKEIWKNGPSCNMCTKTVKMNTVKKYAKDRLVITGSNQSDSWGKTGLKVFNGLYAPLGDLNKSEIQNILDFYSFKLERIGENSKREGCKLKHLLKIMTNLDYHGKAVDLANEILLENVPKNLELANVKIVGPLSKNIAIINVKPMVDNINEIKKKIENIDVIDEVIVAKKPLILHVIANPSIYRVKNSRYWIEAGKLQPEFAVPIKVIWKESKNNKLRTIQVVGVEEWKDYDPWNLKISLDTDLEMKNSCSLL; translated from the coding sequence ATGAGTATTGAAAAATTGGCTGAAAATATAAAGAATGAAATTAAAGAGGTTGTAAAAGAATACGGTAATAAAAATGTTGTAATTGCATTTTCTGGAGGGCTAGATAGTACAGTGGCAGCTCTTCTTACTAAAGAAGCACTTGGGCCAGAAAATGTTGAACTGGTCAATGTTGTTTATGGACTTTTTACATATAAAAGGAGTATTGAAATTGTTAAAAAATCTGCTGAGAAAATGGGGATAAAGATTACATTTCTTGAATCATTATATCAAAAAGAAATATGGAAAAATGGACCTTCATGTAACATGTGTACTAAAACTGTAAAAATGAATACAGTAAAAAAGTATGCAAAAGATAGATTAGTTATAACCGGCTCAAATCAAAGTGATAGCTGGGGAAAAACAGGATTAAAAGTTTTCAATGGTTTATATGCACCATTAGGTGATTTAAATAAATCTGAAATCCAAAATATTTTGGATTTTTATTCATTTAAATTGGAGAGAATAGGTGAAAATTCAAAAAGGGAAGGTTGTAAATTAAAACATCTTTTAAAGATTATGACAAATTTGGATTATCATGGGAAAGCAGTTGATCTTGCTAATGAAATATTGCTTGAAAATGTCCCCAAAAATCTTGAACTTGCAAATGTGAAAATTGTAGGACCACTTTCTAAGAATATTGCAATTATTAATGTTAAGCCTATGGTTGATAACATTAATGAAATAAAGAAAAAAATTGAAAATATTGACGTTATAGATGAAGTAATAGTAGCTAAAAAACCACTTATATTGCATGTAATTGCAAACCCTTCAATTTATAGAGTCAAAAACTCTAGGTATTGGATAGAAGCAGGGAAATTACAACCAGAATTCGCTGTTCCAATAAAGGTGATTTGGAAGGAATCTAAAAATAACAAATTAAGAACAATACAAGTAGTTGGGGTGGAAGAATGGAAAGATTACGACCCATGGAACTTGAAAATAAGCTTGGATACAGATTTAGAAATGAAGAACTCTTGCTCACTGCTTTAA
- a CDS encoding NADH-dependent [FeFe] hydrogenase, group A6, whose protein sequence is MAKIFLNGKEYEVPDNLTVLEAAQKLGMEIPTLCHHPELEPIGACRVCVVEIEGARTLQPACTTKVYDGIKINTNSERVENAVKFNLSLIMANHPNDCMYCEADQRCELKRLVQKYDIKPVFPVSDLPDVFDDSSPSIQRDLSRCIKCQRCVRVCSEIQGMNIYSMIERGYKTIPQTAFDMPVYETNCISCGQCANLCPVGAIYETPDWRKVLKILDKKDKKILVAQTAPSVRVAIGEEFGMEPGSVSTGKMVAAIRRLGFDYVFDTNFAADLTIVEEGTELIGRINDGGPFPMFTSCCPAWINLLEKEYPEFINNVSSAKSPQQMMSSVVKTYFAKKIGVDPEDIIMVSIMPCTAKKDEITRPQQKIKLEDGREIKTTDYVITTRELAKLIKMKQINFIGLEDEDFDNPLGTSTGAAAIFGVTGGVMEAALRTAYEIITNKKLPKLEFNAVRGLDGIREAEIDIEGKKLKVAIAHGTANVKKLLDDIRDGARYYDFIEIMACPGGCIGGGGQPKSLDPDILKKRASAIYSIDELSTLRRSHENPDIQKLYEEFLEKPNSHIAHELLHTYYTDRSVKNKVVTE, encoded by the coding sequence ATGGCAAAAATTTTTTTGAATGGAAAGGAGTATGAAGTTCCAGATAATTTGACCGTATTAGAGGCAGCTCAGAAGCTTGGTATGGAAATTCCAACTTTGTGTCATCATCCAGAACTTGAACCAATTGGAGCATGTAGAGTTTGTGTAGTAGAAATTGAAGGTGCTAGAACACTTCAACCTGCATGTACAACTAAAGTATACGATGGAATTAAAATAAATACGAATTCTGAAAGAGTAGAAAATGCAGTAAAATTTAATTTATCTCTAATAATGGCTAATCATCCAAATGATTGTATGTATTGTGAAGCAGATCAAAGATGTGAACTTAAAAGACTTGTTCAAAAATATGATATTAAGCCCGTATTTCCAGTTTCAGATCTTCCAGATGTATTTGATGATAGTAGTCCTTCAATTCAAAGAGATCTTTCAAGATGTATAAAATGCCAAAGATGTGTAAGAGTTTGTAGTGAAATTCAAGGAATGAATATTTATTCCATGATTGAAAGAGGTTATAAAACCATTCCCCAAACTGCATTTGATATGCCTGTTTATGAAACTAATTGTATTTCATGTGGACAATGTGCTAACCTTTGTCCAGTTGGTGCTATTTATGAAACTCCCGATTGGAGAAAAGTACTCAAAATATTAGATAAAAAAGATAAAAAAATCTTAGTTGCCCAAACAGCTCCTTCAGTGAGAGTTGCAATCGGTGAAGAATTTGGTATGGAACCAGGTTCAGTAAGTACAGGTAAGATGGTTGCTGCAATTAGAAGATTAGGATTTGATTATGTATTTGATACAAACTTTGCTGCTGATTTAACTATTGTAGAGGAAGGTACAGAACTTATCGGTAGAATAAATGATGGCGGGCCATTCCCAATGTTTACAAGTTGTTGTCCAGCCTGGATTAATTTACTAGAAAAAGAATATCCAGAGTTTATAAACAATGTTTCAAGTGCTAAATCTCCTCAACAAATGATGAGTTCTGTCGTAAAAACTTACTTTGCTAAAAAGATTGGGGTAGATCCAGAAGATATAATTATGGTATCTATTATGCCATGTACTGCAAAGAAAGATGAAATTACAAGACCACAGCAAAAAATAAAATTAGAAGATGGAAGAGAAATTAAAACAACAGATTATGTTATTACAACAAGAGAACTCGCAAAACTTATAAAGATGAAACAAATTAACTTTATTGGACTTGAAGACGAAGACTTTGATAACCCGCTTGGAACTTCTACTGGTGCTGCTGCAATTTTTGGTGTTACTGGTGGAGTTATGGAAGCTGCTCTTAGAACAGCATATGAAATTATTACTAACAAAAAATTGCCAAAGCTTGAATTTAATGCAGTTAGAGGCTTAGATGGCATTAGAGAAGCCGAAATTGATATAGAAGGCAAAAAATTGAAAGTTGCAATTGCCCATGGAACTGCAAACGTAAAAAAACTTCTTGATGATATAAGAGACGGAGCAAGGTATTATGACTTTATTGAAATAATGGCATGTCCAGGTGGATGTATAGGTGGTGGAGGACAACCAAAGAGCCTAGATCCAGATATTCTTAAAAAGCGTGCTTCTGCTATTTATTCAATTGATGAACTTAGTACACTTAGAAGATCACATGAAAATCCAGATATACAAAAGCTTTATGAAGAATTTCTTGAAAAACCAAATAGCCATATTGCTCATGAACTACTACATACTTACTATACAGATAGATCAGTTAAAAATAAAGTAGTTACAGAATAA